From Apium graveolens cultivar Ventura unplaced genomic scaffold, ASM990537v1 ctg5954, whole genome shotgun sequence, a single genomic window includes:
- the LOC141702939 gene encoding uncharacterized protein LOC141702939 translates to MPKYMPKQATTIETQKSKENSVGLTYPMLTKSNYTARSLKMKVYMKAHGIWVEIEPTYPKGTIEDKTDKKVLTAIYQGIPEDILLIIADKEMTKEAWEDVKTMCLGVYRIKNGRIQTLKAEFEFLSMKEMELIDDFCMKLNGMVTNICTLGEIVDKGYVMKKLFRVVPSKNLQIMSTIEQSGNLDTVTIQEVVGSLNAQEERMRGQSESSGGQQLLTEEEWRKMEGNEGQLLLTRDEWVQDDVPALLKVQSVAENKDNEKLLLNEGEVTPSLNLSGIKRGNSDICYLDNGASNHMTGPMCLMTSRKESTWLWHSRLGHVNFQAMNLMFVNKLARDFPDFIQPSEVCTGCLMAKQTRMSVPHQAEFHSKEVLELIHGDLCGSISPETKGGTTGNAGSFNTGNVGSFSSNSLVDAISKIGESSQGSKKSSTSSEPRNFRLLSDIYNEIEEVEAESELILAWINELSNNKETAVDDAWKQAMKEEIDSIERNKTWNLVELLSGHKPMGLKWVFKLNGELQETVFVSQPEGFVKKNREHLVYKLVKALYGLRQAPRAWYDRLGKYLISLGFEKCPYEHLVYTKREGDEVLIIGVYVDDLLITGMNVSLIESFKKQMNKEFDISDLELRLGIVKQILRYIKGTMEFGL, encoded by the exons ATGCCCAAGTACATGCCAAAACAAGCAACTACTATAGAGACGCAGAAGAGCAAAGAGAATTCAGTTGGCCTTACCTATCCAATGCTAACAAAGAGTAACTATACCGCTCGGTCCCTTAAAATGAAAGTTTACATGAAAGCACATGGCATATGGGTAGAAATCGAGCCTACATATCCGAAAGGCACCATTGAGGACAAGACAGACAAGAAGGTACTGACTGCAATATACCAGGGAATCCCTGAGGACATCTTGTTGATAATTGCTGATAAGGAGATGACCAAAGAAGCCTGGGAGGATGTGAAAACCATGTGTTTAGGCGTTTATCGGATTAAGAATGGTAGGATACAGACACTGAAGGCTGAATTTGAATTCCTGAGCATGAAAGAAATGGAACTGATTGATGACTTTTGCATGAAGCTAAACGGTATGGTGACGAACATATGTACTCTTGGAGAAATAGTGGATAAAGGATACGTTATGAAGAAGTTATTCAGAGTTGTTCCATCAAAAAATTTACAAATTATGTCAACGATAGAGCAGTCTGGGAACTTAGACACCGTGACTATTCAGGAGGTAGTGGGATCCCTCAACGCACAGGAGGAGAGGATGCGTGGGCAAAGTGAATCCAGTGGTGGTCAACAACTACTAACTGAAGAGGAATGGAGGAAAATGGAAGGCAACGAAGGACAACTACTCCTCACGAGGGATGAGTGG GTACAAGACGATGTGCCTGCTCTGTTGAAGGTACAAAGTGttgcagaaaataaagacaaCGAAAAACTCTTGTTGAACGAAGGAGAAGTCACACCTTCATTGAATCTGAGTGGTATTAAACGGGGGAATTCTGACATTTGTTACTTGGACAATGGAGCTAGTAATCACATGACGG GTCCAATGTGCTTAATGACAAGCCGAAAAGAGTCCACATGGCTATGGCACTCTCGTCTTGGCCATGTTAACTTCCAGGCTATGAACTTAATGTTTGTGAACAAGTTGGCACGAGATTTTCCAGATTTTATCCAACCTAGTGAGGTGTGTACCGGATGCTTAATGGCTAAACAGACCAGGATGTCTGTTCCTCACCAAGCTGAATTTCATTCTAAAGAGGTTTTAGAATTAATTCACGGTGACCTCTGTGGGTCAATTTCTCCTGAAACAAAGGGAG GTACAACAGGAAATGCAGGGAGCTTCAACACAGGAAATGTAGGGAGTTTCAGTTCTAATTCCTTGGTAGATGCAATTTCGAAAATTGGGGAGAGTAGTCAGGGAAGTAAAAAAAGTAGTACTAGCAGTGAACCCAGAAATTTCCGGTTGCTTAGCGATATTTATAATGAAATAGAGGAGGTTGAAGCTGAGAGTGAGCTGATATTGGCATGGATAAATGAACTTTCAAACAACAAAGAAACAGCTGTTGATGATGCCTGGAAACAAGCCATGAAAGAAGAAATAGACTCCATTGAAAGAAATAAGACTTGGAATCTGGTAGAGTTGTTGTCTGGACATAAACCTATGGGTTTGAAATGGGTATTCAAGCTAAATGGAGAGTTGCAAGAGACAGTTTTTGTGTCTCAACCTGAAGGATTCGTAAAGAAAAACAGAGAACATTTGGTTTACAAATTGGTGAAGGCTCTTTACGGATTACGTCAGGCACCACGTGCATGGTATGATCGACTCGGTAAGTATCTCATAAGCCTGGGGTTTGAAAAATGTCCCTATGAGCATCTTGTGTACAccaaaagagaaggagatgaggTGTTAATTATTGGCGTTTATGTCGATGATTTACTGATCACAGGAATGAATGTTTCATTAATTGAAAGTTTTAAGAAGCAAATGAACAAAGAGTTTGACATAAGTGATTTGG AGCTTCGTCTAGGTATTGTTAAGCAAATTTTGCGATACATTAAAGGAACCATGGAGTTTGGACTG